A part of Pectinatus sottacetonis genomic DNA contains:
- the tnpB gene encoding IS200/IS605 family element RNA-guided endonuclease TnpB: MEKAFKFRIYPNKTQELLLQKTFGCVRYVFNHYLDMRIKAYNNDKTTLTYTKCSSNLTQLKKENTWLKEPDKCSLQNALKDLDTAYQNFFKHKKVGFPKFKTKKNRHKSYKTNFTNSNIEFLGTKIKLPKLGKVKIRDKQVPQGRILNAVISQTPDGKYFVSLCCTEIEKPVFNRTDNYVGIDLGLKEFAITSDGDKHPHHKYLKQSLRKLAKLQKSLSRKTKDSSNRNKARIKVARLQARIANQRKDMLHKLSHKLIENYDVICLEDLQINNMLKNHKLARSIIDASWSEFTRQLKYKAQWYSKGIVQIDKFYPSSQLCHNCGYQNKEIKDLTIRKWECPNCKAQHDRDINAAINIRNEGLRILNITA, from the coding sequence ATGGAAAAAGCCTTCAAATTTAGGATATACCCCAACAAAACACAAGAACTACTGCTGCAAAAAACATTTGGCTGCGTAAGATATGTTTTTAATCACTATCTCGACATGCGAATCAAAGCATACAATAATGATAAAACCACACTTACCTATACCAAATGTTCCAGTAATTTAACGCAGTTGAAAAAAGAAAACACCTGGTTAAAAGAACCAGATAAATGTTCCTTACAAAACGCGTTAAAAGACCTCGATACAGCTTACCAGAACTTCTTTAAACATAAAAAAGTTGGCTTTCCTAAATTCAAGACCAAAAAAAACAGGCATAAATCCTACAAAACAAACTTTACCAATAGCAACATTGAATTTCTGGGAACAAAAATAAAACTTCCCAAACTAGGTAAAGTAAAAATAAGAGATAAACAAGTACCGCAGGGCAGAATCTTAAACGCAGTAATATCACAAACCCCTGATGGTAAATACTTTGTATCCCTATGCTGTACAGAAATAGAAAAACCTGTTTTTAATCGTACTGACAACTATGTCGGTATCGACCTTGGCCTAAAAGAATTTGCAATCACCTCCGATGGCGATAAACATCCCCATCACAAATACCTGAAACAGTCACTACGAAAACTTGCCAAACTGCAAAAAAGCTTGTCCCGAAAAACAAAGGACAGCTCAAACAGGAACAAAGCAAGAATCAAAGTAGCAAGGCTGCAGGCACGTATTGCAAATCAGCGAAAAGATATGCTGCATAAACTATCTCATAAACTTATAGAAAACTACGATGTTATCTGCTTAGAAGACTTACAAATAAATAACATGCTGAAAAACCACAAACTTGCCCGAAGTATTATAGATGCCAGCTGGTCAGAATTTACCCGCCAGCTAAAATATAAAGCCCAGTGGTATAGCAAAGGAATAGTACAAATAGACAAATTCTATCCATCAAGCCAGCTGTGCCATAATTGTGGTTACCAGAACAAAGAAATAAAAGACCTTACTATAAGGAAATGGGAATGTCCTAACTGTAAAGCCCAGCATGACAGAGATATAAATGCCGCCATAAACATTCGCAATGAAGGACTAAGAATATTAAACATAACAGCGTAA
- a CDS encoding sulfate/molybdate ABC transporter ATP-binding protein — protein MYITFSNINKSYNNCKISDNVNFSLPAGSLSALLGPSGSGKTTILRILAGLETPDTGRVFIDGRCVNDIPPSQREIGFVFQNYALFRYMTISENIAFGMEIKNVPSVKKIARVKELLELIGLESFASHYPAQLSGGQCQRVAFARAIAPEPKVLLLDEPFAAIDIKIRQELRQWLKRTIKELHITSIFITHDQDEANEIADEILIVNKGHIEQSGPPISIYKNPQTPFVAQFIGNNSLVKNYGQFKGFYYQPNFTAAIIRPEFISILKRYNHCQPPYSIEPAVIKNIIFRGSYLDVTLKVKNTILKTTWPIENGLLEAAGSGQTLTDNAEGQDIVCALWKHKGVHKRTA, from the coding sequence ATGTATATTACTTTCAGCAACATAAATAAATCATATAATAACTGTAAAATCTCCGATAATGTGAATTTTTCTTTACCCGCAGGCTCACTATCAGCACTCTTAGGACCTTCCGGCAGCGGAAAAACAACCATACTGCGCATTTTGGCCGGCCTTGAAACTCCTGACACTGGCCGTGTTTTTATTGACGGCCGGTGCGTCAACGACATTCCGCCATCCCAAAGAGAAATAGGTTTTGTTTTCCAAAATTATGCTTTATTCCGCTATATGACAATTTCTGAAAATATAGCTTTCGGCATGGAAATAAAAAATGTTCCTTCCGTAAAAAAAATCGCACGTGTTAAAGAACTTTTAGAACTTATTGGTTTGGAAAGTTTTGCCAGCCACTATCCGGCTCAGTTATCAGGAGGACAATGCCAGCGAGTCGCTTTCGCCCGTGCCATTGCCCCTGAGCCTAAAGTACTTTTGCTCGATGAGCCATTCGCCGCCATAGATATAAAAATCCGCCAGGAATTACGCCAATGGCTAAAAAGAACTATAAAAGAACTACATATTACCAGCATCTTTATCACACATGATCAAGATGAAGCCAATGAAATTGCTGACGAAATACTTATTGTCAATAAAGGCCATATCGAACAAAGTGGTCCTCCCATAAGTATCTATAAAAATCCACAAACTCCCTTTGTTGCTCAGTTCATCGGTAACAATTCCTTAGTAAAAAATTATGGACAATTTAAAGGTTTTTATTATCAGCCGAATTTTACAGCTGCTATCATCCGTCCTGAATTTATTTCCATACTAAAAAGATATAACCATTGCCAACCTCCTTATTCTATTGAACCAGCTGTCATAAAAAATATTATTTTTCGCGGTTCTTATCTGGATGTAACCCTAAAAGTAAAAAACACTATATTGAAAACGACCTGGCCCATAGAAAATGGTCTTCTAGAAGCGGCTGGAAGTGGGCAGACCTTAACGGATAATGCCGAAGGACAAGATATAGTCTGTGCTTTATGGAAACATAAAGGAGTTCATAAGAGAACCGCATAG
- a CDS encoding sulfate ABC transporter permease: MAFSNILPRQINYVKYIMLTLSMAFVFIMLVMPLSVILHEAFKHGLLSYIAALNNKFTLHALKLTLLTAFTAVFCNTVFGLYAAWALTRFQHKYNRLLSAVINIPFTISPVIAGLIFSMTFGRSGWVHPLLEIIHIKLLFTITAVILVTIFVTLPFIIQTVMPVLIARGIQEEEAASLMGADGFTIFRKITFPHIKWPLFYGIILCAARAMGEFGAVSVVSGHLQEKTNTLPLLIEILYNDFQMSDAFAVSTILVFLALLLLLLKSFIAAK, from the coding sequence ATGGCTTTTTCAAATATCCTGCCACGACAAATAAATTATGTTAAATACATTATGTTAACTTTGAGTATGGCCTTTGTTTTTATTATGTTGGTAATGCCGCTGTCCGTAATTTTGCATGAAGCCTTTAAACACGGATTATTGTCTTATATAGCCGCACTAAACAATAAATTTACCTTACACGCTTTGAAACTAACTCTGCTGACAGCTTTTACTGCGGTCTTCTGTAATACAGTTTTCGGTCTTTATGCTGCATGGGCTTTAACACGTTTCCAGCATAAATACAACAGGCTTTTATCTGCTGTGATCAATATTCCCTTTACTATATCCCCTGTAATAGCCGGCCTTATTTTTTCAATGACGTTTGGACGAAGTGGCTGGGTACACCCTCTGTTAGAAATTATACATATAAAACTCCTGTTTACCATCACTGCTGTTATTTTAGTAACCATTTTTGTAACTCTGCCTTTTATTATACAGACTGTAATGCCTGTATTGATAGCTCGCGGCATACAGGAAGAAGAAGCTGCTTCACTTATGGGCGCAGATGGTTTCACTATTTTTCGTAAAATAACTTTTCCCCATATAAAATGGCCACTGTTTTACGGCATTATACTATGCGCCGCACGGGCAATGGGTGAATTTGGTGCTGTTTCCGTAGTATCCGGCCATCTTCAAGAGAAAACAAATACACTGCCTCTGCTCATAGAAATTTTATATAATGACTTTCAAATGTCTGATGCTTTTGCTGTATCAACTATTCTGGTTTTTCTGGCTTTACTTTTATTACTTCTTAAAAGTTTTATTGCCGCAAAATAA
- the cysT gene encoding sulfate ABC transporter permease subunit CysT — MSVNNNHITIIPGYNLSIGITIFYISFIILLPLISMSITTSHMTLTQFTAVIFDKRVLASFQISIICSLTAAVINCFFGTILACILVYYKFPGRTIIDSMIELPFAIPTAVAGISLAALYSPNGYIGKIAATWGLYPAYSKAGITIALIFVTIPFVVRTIEPVLQNIDPAFKEAAFTLGAGQFTVIRKIIFPEIFPTLLLSGGLAFARAMGEYGNVIFIAGNMPYKTEIVPLLIMIKLEQFNYPQATSIAIVMLLLSFIVMFILNSLQIYYQKIITGGKN; from the coding sequence ATGTCTGTAAATAACAACCATATTACTATTATTCCCGGCTATAACCTATCCATCGGCATTACTATTTTTTATATTAGTTTTATTATTTTATTACCGCTTATTTCTATGTCCATAACAACGTCCCATATGACCTTGACACAGTTCACTGCCGTTATTTTTGATAAACGTGTACTTGCCAGCTTTCAAATAAGTATTATCTGCTCTCTGACAGCTGCTGTCATTAATTGCTTCTTTGGGACTATCTTGGCCTGTATCCTGGTTTATTATAAATTTCCTGGCAGAACCATCATTGATAGTATGATTGAGCTTCCATTTGCCATTCCCACCGCAGTAGCCGGTATTTCCCTGGCTGCACTTTATTCCCCTAACGGCTATATTGGTAAAATAGCTGCAACATGGGGACTATATCCTGCTTATAGCAAAGCCGGCATAACAATCGCCCTTATTTTTGTGACCATCCCTTTTGTCGTACGGACTATTGAGCCTGTCCTGCAGAATATAGACCCCGCCTTCAAAGAAGCTGCATTTACTCTTGGAGCCGGACAATTTACGGTAATACGCAAAATTATTTTCCCGGAAATTTTTCCCACGCTGCTACTGAGCGGCGGTTTAGCCTTTGCCCGTGCCATGGGAGAATATGGCAATGTTATTTTTATAGCTGGCAATATGCCCTATAAAACCGAAATTGTCCCTTTATTGATAATGATAAAACTTGAACAGTTTAATTATCCACAGGCAACTTCTATTGCTATAGTAATGCTGCTATTATCCTTCATAGTCATGTTTATATTAAATTCACTGCAAATTTATTATCAGAAAATCATTACCGGAGGAAAAAATTAA
- a CDS encoding sulfate ABC transporter substrate-binding protein → MNKNIILLLFFLVFLTIAIYTIEQQHKHIELINVSYDSTRELYKQYNEAFSIYWKNKTGQVINIIQSHGGSSSQARSVIEGNDADVVTLASAYDISVIASHQLINDNWVSRLPQQSTPYTSTVIFLVREGNPKSIHSWHDLIKKHIHIITANPKTSGGGRWNYLAAWAYAYKTYNGNEFFIENFMQQLFANVLTLDSSVRSATTSFVENNQGDVLISWENEAHLITKKYPGKFEIISPAISILAQLPVALVDKTTTYKNIHTIAEAYLKYLYSPTGQKIAAENFYRPANKLILQNIPIFLTYRWIL, encoded by the coding sequence ATGAATAAAAATATTATCCTGCTATTGTTTTTCCTTGTTTTCCTGACTATTGCCATATATACCATTGAACAACAACACAAACATATCGAACTTATAAATGTTTCATACGATTCCACGCGAGAATTATATAAACAATACAATGAAGCTTTCAGCATATACTGGAAAAACAAAACAGGCCAGGTGATTAATATTATTCAGTCACATGGTGGTTCCAGTTCTCAGGCCCGTTCAGTCATCGAGGGTAATGACGCTGATGTAGTTACACTTGCCAGTGCCTATGATATTTCTGTCATTGCCAGTCACCAGCTGATAAATGATAACTGGGTATCCCGTCTGCCGCAGCAGAGTACCCCTTATACTTCAACAGTAATTTTTCTTGTCCGTGAGGGCAATCCCAAATCCATTCACTCCTGGCATGATCTCATAAAAAAGCACATTCACATCATAACAGCCAATCCCAAAACATCAGGTGGAGGACGCTGGAATTACCTGGCCGCATGGGCTTATGCCTATAAAACATATAATGGCAATGAATTCTTTATAGAAAATTTCATGCAGCAATTGTTTGCTAATGTTTTGACTCTCGATTCGAGTGTCCGCAGTGCTACCACTTCCTTTGTCGAAAACAACCAAGGTGATGTCCTTATAAGTTGGGAAAATGAAGCACATTTGATAACAAAAAAATATCCTGGCAAATTTGAAATAATTTCACCTGCTATCAGTATTTTGGCACAACTACCTGTAGCTTTAGTTGATAAAACCACCACTTATAAAAACATCCATACTATCGCTGAAGCTTATTTAAAATATCTCTATTCCCCCACTGGACAAAAAATAGCTGCTGAAAATTTTTACCGTCCAGCAAACAAACTGATTTTACAAAATATTCCCATATTTTTAACCTACAGATGGATCTTGTAA
- a CDS encoding 4-deoxy-4-formamido-L-arabinose-phosphoundecaprenol deformylase encodes MSKKIAIKIDVDTKRGYEQGVPNMLNIFQKYNIHASFFFSMGPDNSGKAIRRIFRKGFLSKMLRTKAPATYGLKTMLYGTLLPAPYIVEPNPAPLLRALEDGHDCGIHCWDHVYWQDKLPHLSEDKIRQHLTMACSLFEKTAHQKPHFCGAPGWQVTPASLKVQQEFGFDFCSDVRGYYPFYPVMNGQDFSPIQIPGTLLTMDEVLGIMGVTDENIVDYWLKNCDKLWNVFTIHAEMEGLSKLSILEEFIVKAKQQNFEFVLLKEGKKVPNIKKCRVYTGTLPGRAGTVARQSDPIN; translated from the coding sequence ATGTCTAAGAAAATTGCTATAAAAATAGATGTTGATACCAAACGAGGCTATGAACAGGGTGTGCCTAACATGCTCAACATCTTCCAAAAATATAATATACACGCTTCATTTTTCTTTTCCATGGGACCTGATAATTCTGGCAAAGCCATCCGACGCATTTTCCGTAAAGGTTTTTTAAGTAAAATGCTGCGCACAAAAGCACCGGCAACTTATGGACTAAAAACAATGCTGTATGGAACACTGCTGCCTGCTCCATACATTGTTGAACCTAATCCAGCTCCACTACTGCGTGCCCTGGAAGACGGACATGACTGTGGTATCCACTGCTGGGACCACGTATACTGGCAGGATAAACTACCCCATTTAAGCGAAGATAAAATTCGTCAACATTTGACTATGGCGTGCAGCCTGTTTGAAAAAACAGCTCATCAAAAGCCCCATTTCTGTGGTGCGCCGGGGTGGCAGGTAACACCAGCCAGCTTAAAAGTTCAACAGGAATTCGGCTTTGATTTTTGTTCTGATGTACGTGGCTACTATCCTTTTTATCCAGTTATGAATGGACAAGACTTTTCGCCCATACAAATCCCCGGCACATTGCTGACTATGGATGAAGTCTTGGGAATAATGGGTGTAACTGATGAAAATATTGTTGATTACTGGCTAAAAAATTGTGATAAACTGTGGAATGTTTTTACCATCCATGCTGAAATGGAGGGACTATCAAAACTCTCCATTCTTGAAGAATTTATTGTCAAAGCTAAACAACAGAACTTTGAATTTGTTCTTCTAAAAGAAGGTAAAAAAGTTCCTAACATAAAAAAATGCCGCGTTTACACCGGTACATTACCTGGACGTGCTGGCACTGTAGCACGCCAAAGTGATCCTATAAATTAA
- a CDS encoding bifunctional UDP-4-keto-pentose/UDP-xylose synthase — protein MKIFITGINGFIGSHLLRAILYKTDWQVQGFDLHDNNLDEFKDNPRFSMKVGDIFKESAWLEQAVKDNDIILPLAGIARPAYYITHPLWTFELDFEQNLKLVRNCAKYHKRVIFPSTSEVYGMPTENSRIMIEDESTLTLGPIKKSRWIYSCSKQMMDRVIFAFGQEENMPFSIFRPFNWVGPGLDTFKDASEHKARSITQFIYDILYTGKINLVGGGAQKRSFIWVGDGIDGLLTIIKNENNKAAGEIFNIGNPNNHYSIKELAIMIIDEMKNYPQFADKAAKVKLVDIPAAKYYGKNYDDMQDRVPSIQKIKDLLNWQPKTSLREAIKQTLDFHAANTLKDL, from the coding sequence ATGAAAATTTTCATAACCGGCATTAATGGATTTATCGGTTCTCATCTATTACGTGCCATCTTATATAAAACAGACTGGCAGGTTCAGGGATTTGATCTACATGATAATAACTTAGATGAATTTAAAGATAATCCGCGTTTTTCAATGAAAGTCGGTGATATCTTTAAAGAATCCGCCTGGCTGGAACAAGCTGTAAAGGATAATGATATAATTCTGCCATTGGCCGGTATTGCCCGTCCAGCTTATTACATAACCCATCCTTTATGGACTTTTGAACTAGATTTTGAACAAAATTTAAAACTCGTGCGGAATTGTGCCAAATACCATAAGCGCGTCATTTTCCCTTCAACCTCTGAAGTATACGGCATGCCTACAGAAAACAGCCGCATAATGATAGAAGATGAAAGCACGCTGACCCTTGGTCCAATAAAAAAATCCCGCTGGATTTACAGCTGCAGTAAACAAATGATGGATCGTGTAATTTTTGCTTTCGGTCAGGAAGAAAATATGCCATTCTCTATTTTCCGTCCGTTTAACTGGGTAGGCCCCGGACTTGATACTTTTAAAGACGCCTCCGAACATAAAGCCCGTTCTATTACCCAATTCATCTATGACATTTTATACACTGGTAAAATAAACCTTGTTGGCGGCGGCGCACAAAAACGTTCTTTTATCTGGGTTGGTGATGGAATAGACGGACTTTTAACCATAATAAAGAATGAAAATAATAAAGCTGCCGGTGAAATTTTCAATATTGGCAATCCCAATAATCACTATTCTATAAAGGAATTAGCTATTATGATCATCGACGAAATGAAAAATTATCCTCAATTTGCTGACAAAGCTGCTAAAGTAAAACTAGTGGATATTCCTGCAGCCAAATATTATGGCAAAAATTATGATGATATGCAGGATCGTGTTCCATCTATTCAAAAAATAAAAGATTTGTTGAATTGGCAGCCAAAAACATCTTTACGTGAAGCTATAAAACAAACGCTTGACTTTCATGCAGCAAATACTTTAAAGGATTTATGA
- a CDS encoding formyltransferase family protein — MTNQRPRIALFAYSQPGFACLEELIKLKANISIVFTHIDAPDEEIWFDSVYSLAQKNNITVYRSNKIDAAALELFKQASPDIILSAYYRAIIPDSFLTTPRLGAYNLHGSLLPKYRGRACINWAVLKGEKQTGVTMHVMTNRADKGDIIAQEAFPIKFTDTGHDIFLKTSQTVKNIIKNYLPLIESSTAPHFPQDESQATKFGRRRPADGIINWDSDVIDIYNLIRSVTHPFPGAFTFYKGKKIFIWWAVPLDEKEFIPLPGVQGAKNKLEYKSGDIINTNNKIIIKCQHGYLLLKTVAHPHDIDCLPTSKAFSAIFKTGNQLG; from the coding sequence ATGACTAACCAGCGGCCCCGTATAGCTTTATTCGCATACAGCCAGCCAGGATTTGCCTGTCTTGAAGAACTGATTAAACTCAAAGCTAATATTTCTATTGTCTTTACTCATATAGATGCTCCTGATGAAGAAATCTGGTTCGATTCCGTTTATTCCCTGGCACAAAAAAATAATATAACAGTTTATCGTTCCAATAAAATTGATGCTGCTGCTCTGGAACTTTTTAAACAGGCTTCTCCCGATATTATTTTATCAGCATATTATCGCGCCATAATCCCTGACAGTTTTCTTACTACACCGCGCCTTGGTGCTTATAACCTGCATGGTTCCCTTCTTCCTAAGTACAGAGGACGGGCTTGCATAAACTGGGCTGTCTTAAAAGGAGAAAAGCAAACTGGTGTTACTATGCACGTAATGACAAACAGAGCAGATAAAGGAGATATTATTGCCCAAGAAGCTTTTCCTATAAAATTTACCGATACAGGGCATGATATATTTCTAAAAACCAGCCAGACAGTAAAAAACATCATTAAAAATTACTTGCCGCTGATTGAAAGCAGCACTGCACCCCACTTTCCTCAGGATGAATCACAGGCTACAAAATTTGGCCGACGGCGTCCTGCTGATGGAATTATCAACTGGGACAGTGATGTTATTGATATTTATAACCTTATCCGTTCTGTAACCCATCCTTTTCCTGGTGCTTTTACTTTTTACAAGGGAAAAAAAATATTTATCTGGTGGGCTGTTCCTTTAGATGAAAAAGAATTTATTCCTCTTCCCGGTGTACAAGGAGCAAAAAATAAATTAGAATATAAATCAGGTGATATAATAAATACAAATAATAAAATAATAATAAAATGCCAGCATGGCTATTTATTATTAAAAACAGTCGCCCACCCTCATGATATTGATTGCCTGCCCACAAGCAAAGCTTTTTCGGCAATATTCAAAACAGGGAATCAATTAGGTTGA
- a CDS encoding glycosyltransferase, which yields MSPEISIVIPVYNEEESLPRLFDELYPVMDKLDRSYEIIFVNDGSHDKSFSLLYDFQKKHLETVRFIDFNGNFGQHMAIMAAFLHVRGKYIITLDADLQNPPAEIPKLVQQMDAGHDVVGTYRQNRHDPVFRKAASKVVNKITNNITGLHINDYGCMLRGYSRRIVDIIAHSNESTTFIPALGQKYAVNPIEIPVNHREREFGTSKYSMFRLIRLNFDLMTSFSLSPLQWVTMSGMGISILSFILVAYMLIRRFIIGSEADGLFTLMAIQFFLTGISIMSLGIIGEYIGRIYKQIQKRPRFVIKDIWEKKDSGDKND from the coding sequence ATGTCTCCTGAAATTTCAATAGTAATCCCTGTATACAATGAAGAGGAATCTCTGCCACGTTTATTTGACGAATTATATCCTGTCATGGATAAACTAGATAGAAGTTACGAAATTATTTTTGTCAATGACGGCAGCCATGATAAATCATTTTCCCTTTTATATGATTTTCAAAAAAAGCATCTTGAAACAGTCCGGTTTATTGATTTTAATGGTAATTTTGGTCAGCATATGGCAATTATGGCCGCCTTTCTACATGTACGAGGCAAATATATTATCACACTAGATGCTGATCTGCAGAATCCTCCGGCAGAAATACCAAAATTAGTACAACAAATGGATGCCGGCCATGATGTTGTTGGTACCTATCGGCAGAACCGTCATGATCCTGTATTTCGTAAAGCAGCATCAAAAGTAGTAAATAAAATAACTAATAATATAACCGGTCTTCATATTAATGATTATGGCTGTATGCTGCGTGGATACAGTCGAAGGATTGTTGATATAATAGCCCATAGTAACGAATCAACAACATTTATTCCTGCTTTAGGACAGAAATATGCTGTAAATCCTATCGAGATTCCTGTCAACCATCGTGAACGCGAATTTGGTACTTCAAAATACAGTATGTTTCGTCTTATAAGGCTTAACTTTGATCTTATGACCAGCTTTTCTCTGTCACCGCTCCAGTGGGTCACTATGAGCGGTATGGGCATAAGCATATTAAGTTTTATCCTAGTTGCTTATATGCTTATCCGCCGTTTTATAATCGGTTCTGAAGCAGATGGTCTTTTTACTTTAATGGCAATTCAATTCTTTCTTACTGGTATTTCCATAATGAGTCTTGGTATTATTGGTGAATATATCGGCCGTATTTACAAACAAATACAAAAACGCCCGCGTTTTGTAATAAAAGACATCTGGGAAAAAAAGGATTCCGGTGATAAAAATGACTAA
- a CDS encoding DegT/DnrJ/EryC1/StrS family aminotransferase, giving the protein MRTDFLPFSKPTISEDAIADVCDSIRSGWLAMGPKTVDFEKKFAEYTGAKFAISVNSATAGLHLAVMAVTQPGDEVITTPMTFASTVNAIIYAGAVPILADIDPVTLNIDPKKIAEKITSKTKAVIPVHFAGRPCNMDAIEKIAQEHNLAIIEDSAHALGASYHGKKIGSGKGPRRIAVFSFHPTKNITTGEGGMITTDDEKAADQMSVQRQNGMDKGAWNRFGAKGKSHYDIFIPGLKYQMMDIQAAIGRDQLKYLEKFNKRRTEIIEKYNTAFAGIDGLTLPAPIEKGCVHSWHIYTPLLDSKKLGFTRDEFMEKMKEYNIGTAYHYQALHLFSGYAKITGLKKGDMPVAEEIGEKIVSLPLFPAMTNEDITDVIEAVTNICK; this is encoded by the coding sequence ATGAGAACAGATTTTCTGCCCTTTTCTAAACCAACTATAAGTGAAGATGCAATTGCCGATGTTTGTGATTCTATTCGTTCCGGCTGGCTCGCCATGGGACCAAAAACAGTAGATTTTGAAAAGAAATTTGCCGAATATACAGGAGCAAAATTTGCCATATCAGTTAACTCAGCTACAGCTGGCCTCCATCTGGCAGTTATGGCAGTCACACAGCCAGGGGATGAAGTAATTACTACTCCTATGACTTTTGCCAGCACCGTAAATGCCATTATTTACGCTGGAGCAGTACCTATATTGGCAGACATTGATCCTGTTACTTTAAATATAGATCCTAAAAAAATAGCAGAAAAAATAACCTCCAAAACCAAGGCTGTTATTCCTGTACATTTTGCTGGCCGTCCCTGCAACATGGATGCTATTGAAAAAATTGCCCAGGAACACAATCTTGCTATAATTGAAGACAGTGCCCATGCCCTAGGTGCCAGCTATCACGGGAAAAAAATCGGCAGTGGAAAAGGTCCTCGCCGTATTGCTGTATTCAGCTTCCATCCTACCAAAAACATCACTACTGGTGAAGGTGGTATGATAACTACCGATGATGAAAAAGCTGCTGATCAAATGTCTGTTCAGCGTCAAAATGGTATGGACAAAGGTGCTTGGAATCGTTTTGGCGCAAAAGGGAAAAGCCATTACGACATTTTTATTCCTGGACTAAAATATCAGATGATGGATATACAGGCAGCTATCGGCCGCGATCAATTAAAATATTTGGAAAAGTTTAACAAGCGGCGTACTGAAATAATAGAAAAATATAATACAGCATTTGCCGGTATAGATGGACTTACCCTGCCTGCACCAATAGAAAAAGGCTGTGTTCACTCCTGGCACATATATACCCCTCTGCTTGATAGTAAAAAGCTTGGTTTTACCCGCGATGAATTTATGGAAAAAATGAAAGAATATAATATAGGTACAGCATATCATTATCAGGCACTGCATTTATTCAGCGGTTATGCTAAAATAACCGGTCTAAAAAAAGGTGATATGCCTGTTGCCGAGGAAATTGGGGAAAAAATAGTATCCCTGCCATTATTCCCGGCAATGACAAATGAAGATATCACCGACGTAATCGAAGCTGTTACAAATATTTGCAAATAA